In Nostoc piscinale CENA21, the genomic stretch TTAACAAAGTAACAATTAAAACTACATAGTTCTTTGAAAAAATACTGGTGTTTGATAATTAAATTAATTGTAGAAATATCTTCAGGTGCATTTATTTTACAGGGATAAGTTAAAAAATATCTTAGGTGCGGACTCCAGTAGTGGTTTTACATTACCAGAGATTTTAGTAATTGTTTTAATATTTGGTGTTTTAGCTGGGCTGGTATTACCAAACTGGTTAGCTTTTGTAGATAGAATTCGTCTGAATGCTGCTCAAGATAAAATTTATTTAGCTATGCGTCAGGCTCAAAGCCAAGCTGTGAAAGAAAAAGTGAGTTGGCAAGTAAGTTTTCGTGAGGAAAATAATGTTGTGAAGTGGTCAGTTCATCGAGCAGATATAAATTTTTTTTATTTCTGATGCGGTGAATAATAATGCCAATTTATGGCAGAGTTTAGAAACTAATATTCTGATTGAAAAAAGTTTAAACAATCGCAATACATCTGAGACTACTCTAGCAAAACATACTTCTCAAGCAATTTGGCGCGTTGTTTTTAACCACCAAGGTTGTCCAGTTTATCAGCCTGGAGACGAGTGTACTAATACGTCACTGCGAACGTTGGGACAAATTACCTTATACAGTTATAAAACTGGCAACGCTAGGCGATGTGTCTATATTTCGACGGTTATAGGTGCCATAAGAAGGGGGACAGAGCATTCTAAGGCCAATGAAAACGATAAGTATTGCTATTAAAATATTTGAGTCGCTAACAGTTAAGGTTATTACGTGCTGAAGTTATCAGAAGTTCAAAAGCAGCACTTGATTATTTTTACGCGCTATCCAGAGCCAGGAAAGACTAAAACTCGTCTGATACCAGCTTTGGGTAGTGTTGGTGCTGCTAATCTGCAACAGCAAATGACAGAATATACTCTTTTGCAAGTAGCAGAATTACAAAAGGCTATTGGGGTTTCTGTAGAATTGCGGTTTGCTGGTGGCAGTTTGGAGTTAATGCAAGATTGGTTAGGTTGGGAACTACTTTACGCATCTCAAGGTGAAGGCGATTTAGGTACAAGGATGGCGCGATCGCTGGTTGATGCTTTCCGCAAAAATGCTGAATATGTAATTATCATTGGTAGCGATTGTCCTGGTGTGACATCTCAAATTTTGGCAACAGCTTTCCAACAATTACAAACTGTTGATTTGGTAATAGGGCCAGCGATTGATGGTGGTTACTACTTAATTGGTGTGCGTCGCTTCATTCCAGAATTATTCGATAACATTGATTGGGGAACTTCTCAGGTATTACAACAAACTATAGATATTGCGGCTAAACTGGGTGTCTTATCTATATACTTACCAACTTTGGCTGATGTTGACCGACCAGAGGATCTGCTTATTTGGCAGGAAGTAGTTCAGCAGTCAGTTTATTTGCAAAAAACCATAGAGTAGAAGCTGAAAATAAAAGTTGTTTTTTTGATGAATATCAGCTAATGTCGTATCTTCAAACACCATGTATTTTCTGAAGACACTCAAGTTAACTAGTGCTACCGTGGTGTAGTTTCAAACCTACAGGTATCCATTAGGATTACCTTTGCCTTTTCTATATAAGAGATAGTTTTATTGAACAGGCAGAGTTACTGGAACAATATTCCAGTAACTTTAAATAGGACAATCACTCTGACTCACTATAAGTTTGGAAAATATGACTAATCGTTTTACTTCCGGGAACGCAGCCCTCGCACTCAAGGTGATTGGGACAGTTTTAATTTTGTCCTTTCTGCTGGACTTTCTAATTTTATTGCTACCGTTTCAACCAACTGATCGCGCATGGCAAATTAATTTATCAACAGCCCTAGTTGACCGGGGGATTGTACCTATGGTGGGCTTAGGTTCTCTGTTGATTGGTTATTGGATTGATGGTGCTAGTGATGGCGGCCCTAAAGGTATCGACTTAAGATTCCCAGCATTTATACTTTCTAGTGTCTTGGGTCTAATTTTCTTATTAATTTTTCCCTTGCACCTGAATAATGTCAACCAAGCCAAAGCACAAACAGTTAGTCAAATTACGCAAGAAGCAGATCAAGCAGAAGGCCAACTCAAAAATCAGCTAAATCAATTCCAAGCGCAACTGAATACAGATCAGGGGAAAGCGCAGTTAGAACAACTCCGCGCCCAAGCAAAAGCGCAGTTTTCGGATTTGTTGAAAGACGATCAAAAGTATAAACAAGCCCTGGAAAATCCGCAATTGCCGCAATCTCAAAAAGACTTACTCAAGAAATTTAAAGCTAACCCTCAAGAACTGGACAAATTTATTGCCCAACAAACTGATCCTCAAGGATTGGCAAATCAACGCTTGACCCAAATTCGTCAGCGCAAGGAAGATGCGGAAAAACAAGCAAGAGACAACGCTTGGAAATCTGGCTTAAGAATTGGCATTAGTAGTCTTTTATTATCTGTTGGGTACATTATTATTGGCTGGACAGGATTAAGAGGTGGCGGTGCTTTACAAACAGGTGGACGTAAAGCTGCTGCACGGTAAAAAAGTAGGGAGTAGGGAGTAGGACTTATTGTGATAGCCTCCTGTCTCCTGCCTCCTGCCTTCTAAAAATTAACTGTTAGGGAAATCGCTATAAAATCTGCACATGTTCTCAATTTACATACTGACATATAACGAAGAACTAGATATTGCACCTTGTATTGAGTCGGCAATGCTTTCAGATGACATTATAGTTGTGGATTCGTGCAGTAGCGATCGCACCGTGGAAATTGCCAGTCGCTATCCCGTTCGAGTGGTGCAACACGCTTTTGAAAGCCACGGTCGTCAGCGCACTTGGATGTTAGAATCTATACTCCCGAAATATGGGTGGGTTTACATTCTGGAAGCTGACGAACGGATGACACCCGAATTATTTGCGGAATGCACACAATCCATAGGTAATCCAGATTACATTGGTTACTATGTTGCTGAACGGGTAATGTTTATGAATCGTTGGATTCGCTATAGCACCCAATATCCCCGTTATCAGATGCGTCTTTTCCGCCACGGTAAGGTCTGGTTCACAGACTATGGTCACACAGAACGAGAAGTTTGTGATGGTGCTACTAGCTTTTTAAAGGAAACTTACCCTCATTACACTTGCAGCAAGGGTTTGAGCCGTTGGATTGAAAAACACAATCGTTATTCTACAGATGAAGCCAAAGAAACAGTACATCAACTAGAAAATGGCACAGTTGTCTGGCGGGATTTATTTTTTGGCAAAACCGAGGTAGAAAGACGGCGTGCTTTAAAAGATTTGTCTTTACGTTTACCAGCTAGACCTTTTTTGCGCTTTCTTTATATGTATTTTCTGTTGGGTGGCTGCTTGGATGGTCGCGCTGGTATGGCTTGGTGTACTTTGCAGGCTTTTTATGAATACCTAATTTTGCTTAAAGTCTGGGAAATGCAGTATCTACCTACACCTACCTTAGAAGAAACACTATCTCAAAGTGATAAAAGCAAGGTTGTGGCTACACAAATTGCTGGAGAAGGGTGAAACAATACAGGACTTACACACCAAGATTTTCTGTGGAGATTGGGTTTAGGGGTGTAAGGGTTTTAAATACCTACACCCCTTTAAATTAAGGTCTCTTTCCTACTCTTGTACGAGCGGGTTGATGAATAATTTCGTTTACCCACAGATTTTGAGTAAACCCGCCTCTATTTGCTTTCCTACACAACTAGATTCGGAAATCAAACCGGATTTCTCTGTTTTATTAAAATTTATAACAAAAGTTTTTCAGAAAAACATCCTTTACCTGCTGGTTAGTTCTAAACTAGTTACAAGTAGATTTTTAGTTGTCATATATAGGTTTTAGAAACGTAGTCAGATTTTGAGCGATCGCGGTAGGATTAGTAATAATTAAAATATTTGCAACATTCATTTACAAGCTGTACAAAGAAAAGTAACATCCTTGCGGATGGAAGAACTATCGTTAGTTAGCTATATTTTTGTGTATTCAACATCTAACTAGCGAAAAATCAATACTTTTCTGGACTGAACAGCCTTTTATCAAAATAAAAGCTATTTAGTGACAAATCTTAAAGTGGCGTATGGTAAAAAATATTACTAGTAAAGCCTTCTAACGTTGAGCGTCTGCTGGTATTAGTTTCCGCTTATCAGAGTTTCACTAGCCAAAAAAAGGAGAAACGAAGTTTGGTAATCGATCGCTTAAAGCAGGACTTGAAAAATGACCTGATAGCAGGATTGTTAGTGGTTATCCCTCTAGCAACTACCATCTGGCTCACAATCACGATCGCTAATTGGGTAATCGACTTCCTTACCCAAGTTCCCAAACAACTCAATCCCTTTGATGGGCTACACCCAATTTTAGTAAATATACTAAATTTAGCAGTAGGTCTAGCAGTACCACTGTTAAGTATTTTGTTAATTGGGTTAATGGCTCGGAATATTGCTGGGCGATGGTTATTAGATTTTGGTGAGCGAGTATTACAGGCAATTCCCTTGGCGGGACAGGTATATAAAACATTAAAACAACTTTTAGAGACTTTACTCAAAGATTCTCATGGTAAGTTTCGCCGTGTGGTTTTAGTTGAGTATCCCAGACAAGGCATTTGGGCGATCGCCTTTGTCACAGGTGCGATCGCAACTGAAATTCAATCCCAAATGCCTCGCCCAATGTTAAGCGTTTTCATCCCAACGACACCCAACCCGACTACAGGATGGTATGCCGTAGTACCAGAAGAAGATGTGATCAATCTTTCAATGTCAATCGAAGATGCTTTTAAAGTGATTGTCTCTGGTGGAATTGTGGCACCGAATACGCCCTTACCGCCTCTAGTTTTAGGCAAAGAACAAAATTTAGCAGGCTTAAGCAGAGAATTAAAACATTCAGTAATTTCCGTCGAGGAAATATAAAATTTATCCGGCAAAGACACAAGTAAATAGATATTATGAATGTCTGGCTTTGTCGCAGTCAATTAAATTTTTACCCTAATTCAGTGCTTAGGCACTCACTTCCATGCAAGACCGCAAACCCCAACAAATTGCTCGTGAACTGGCGCTGTTGAGCCTCAGCCAGCTGCCAGTCAACCCCAAAAAACTCACCGAAGAACATCTGCCTAAATTGGTATTAGCAACCGTGCGTACCTTAAGAGCAGAAGTGCAAGATACTTTAGATAACGCTGCGGCGGAATTGCAACGCAGTAATGATCGCCTATTAACCAGCCAAACTCGCGCTGCTGACATGAATACCGCGAGAACCATGCTACAAGAAGCGATCGCTTATACTCAAACCGCCATCAATCAACTTGGTGCAGCCGTTGAGTTTCCCGAATTAATTCAACTCGCCAACCAAGACAGAGAAGTTGGCAGATATGCCATTCAAATTGTCAAAACCGTGAATGAGCATCGTATCTTGATCGATGAACAAATAGCGGCGGCTTTGGTAGATTGGCAAGTTAACCGTCTAGCTCAAATTGACCGCGATATTCTCCGCATCGCTGTAGCGGAAATGACATTTTTAAACTTGCCTGACAGCGTAGCCATCAACGAAGCTGTTTTGTTAGCCAAACGCTACAGTGGCGATGAAGGTCATCGATTTATTAATGGAGTGCTGCGACGATTCACAGAACAAAAAAAAACTTCCTACTGTTTTATCCTAACTTTGTCACCATTCTGAATGCTAAGTTGTGAGTTGAAGGTGAGGAGAAGTCTGGTGCTTGAGAGGGATGAATTACCCCCTCCCAGTAACCCGACATTGAGAGGTGAGGATATCCCGGAGGATTTCACCACAGCGAAGAGTAACAAATTCTATTAAACTCTTAACTTACTAACTCATAACTCCTAACTTAAATAACAACTAACACTGTTAGCAGCAATGGCTTTTAATTGGTTTCGTCGTCAATATAACGATTCTTCTGATACTCCCTCTGAAAACCAAGAGGCAGAAAATACTCCCACACCTGTAACCGAACCAGAGGCAACCGAAACATCAAATACTAACCCAACAACTGCACCAGATTCGGCAGCAGATTTGTTGGCGTTCGCTAAAGCTGCCTATAAAAATATCCAGCAAAAACAACAATTAGAAACTGGAGAACCAGCCCCAACATCATCAGCAACCCCAGAAACGGTAGCCGCAGATTCAGAAGAGGTCACAACTCCCAGTCAAGAACCTGCGGCAACTATCGAAACACCACAACCAGAAGTCGAGACAACTGTTGAAGAAGTAGCTGTCACAGAAACAGAAATTACAACCAATACTGAAGAAGCATCACAAGAAACCCAACCCACCGAGACGGCTGCATTATCTTTTTTAGAACGGGCAGCAGCAGAACGACAAGCCAAGCAAGAACGCTTAATTGCTAGTGCCATTGAAGTTCCACAACCAGAGGCACAGCCAGCAAGTGTTA encodes the following:
- a CDS encoding type II secretion system protein, producing the protein MHLFYRDKLKNILGADSSSGFTLPEILVIVLIFGVLAGLVLPNWLAFVDRIRLNAAQDKIYLAMRQAQSQAVKEKVSWQVSFREENNVVKWSVHRADINFFYF
- a CDS encoding TIGR04282 family arsenosugar biosynthesis glycosyltransferase, producing MLKLSEVQKQHLIIFTRYPEPGKTKTRLIPALGSVGAANLQQQMTEYTLLQVAELQKAIGVSVELRFAGGSLELMQDWLGWELLYASQGEGDLGTRMARSLVDAFRKNAEYVIIIGSDCPGVTSQILATAFQQLQTVDLVIGPAIDGGYYLIGVRRFIPELFDNIDWGTSQVLQQTIDIAAKLGVLSIYLPTLADVDRPEDLLIWQEVVQQSVYLQKTIE
- a CDS encoding HpsJ family protein, with product MTNRFTSGNAALALKVIGTVLILSFLLDFLILLLPFQPTDRAWQINLSTALVDRGIVPMVGLGSLLIGYWIDGASDGGPKGIDLRFPAFILSSVLGLIFLLIFPLHLNNVNQAKAQTVSQITQEADQAEGQLKNQLNQFQAQLNTDQGKAQLEQLRAQAKAQFSDLLKDDQKYKQALENPQLPQSQKDLLKKFKANPQELDKFIAQQTDPQGLANQRLTQIRQRKEDAEKQARDNAWKSGLRIGISSLLLSVGYIIIGWTGLRGGGALQTGGRKAAAR
- a CDS encoding glycosyltransferase family 2 protein codes for the protein MFSIYILTYNEELDIAPCIESAMLSDDIIVVDSCSSDRTVEIASRYPVRVVQHAFESHGRQRTWMLESILPKYGWVYILEADERMTPELFAECTQSIGNPDYIGYYVAERVMFMNRWIRYSTQYPRYQMRLFRHGKVWFTDYGHTEREVCDGATSFLKETYPHYTCSKGLSRWIEKHNRYSTDEAKETVHQLENGTVVWRDLFFGKTEVERRRALKDLSLRLPARPFLRFLYMYFLLGGCLDGRAGMAWCTLQAFYEYLILLKVWEMQYLPTPTLEETLSQSDKSKVVATQIAGEG
- a CDS encoding DUF502 domain-containing protein; protein product: MVIDRLKQDLKNDLIAGLLVVIPLATTIWLTITIANWVIDFLTQVPKQLNPFDGLHPILVNILNLAVGLAVPLLSILLIGLMARNIAGRWLLDFGERVLQAIPLAGQVYKTLKQLLETLLKDSHGKFRRVVLVEYPRQGIWAIAFVTGAIATEIQSQMPRPMLSVFIPTTPNPTTGWYAVVPEEDVINLSMSIEDAFKVIVSGGIVAPNTPLPPLVLGKEQNLAGLSRELKHSVISVEEI
- the nusB gene encoding transcription antitermination factor NusB; translated protein: MQDRKPQQIARELALLSLSQLPVNPKKLTEEHLPKLVLATVRTLRAEVQDTLDNAAAELQRSNDRLLTSQTRAADMNTARTMLQEAIAYTQTAINQLGAAVEFPELIQLANQDREVGRYAIQIVKTVNEHRILIDEQIAAALVDWQVNRLAQIDRDILRIAVAEMTFLNLPDSVAINEAVLLAKRYSGDEGHRFINGVLRRFTEQKKTSYCFILTLSPF